The sequence ACATAATTCACCTGGGCTCCCTGGGGAAAATCGTTCCCGATGCCAAAACGAAGTCGGGGGTAATTGCTGGTACCCAACACCTGATTGATGTTGGCCAGACCGTTGTGTCCGGCATCTCCTCCTTTAGGTCTTATTCTTATAGAGCCGAAAGGGATGGATACATCATCCACAACCACCAGCAGTCTTTCTAACGGAATCTTTTCCTTCTTTAACCAGTAATGGATTGCTCTGCCACTAAGATTAACGTAAGTTGTGGGTTTGAGAAGTATAAAGGTTCTACCCTTGTGCTTGAATTGAGTGATAAAACCGTAACGTTTGTCATCAAAAGAAATATTGGATGCCTCAGCCAAAGCATCCAATATTCTAAAACCAATGTTATGACGGGTGTGTTTGTACTTTTCCCCGATATTTCCCAATCCTGCTATCAGGTATTTCAAGGTTATGAAATTTTATTCCTTACCTTCACTGCCGCCTTCTTCGGCACCTTCACCTTCTTCGGCTTCTGCTGCTTCACCTTCTTCACCTTCTTCTTCGCCCTCTTCACCTTCTGCAAGTTCATCTTCAGGCAGAGCAAAGGCAGCACCGCCACGTGGACTCTTAATCAATACCATTACAGAGTTTGGATCATCCAATATTTCCAGATTTTCATAAGAAATATCATCAATGCGGATGGAATCTCCGATGGTCAATTGGCTGACATCCAGCTTAATCTCATCGGGCATGTCTTTAGGCA comes from Bacteroidales bacterium and encodes:
- the pth gene encoding aminoacyl-tRNA hydrolase, whose product is MKYLIAGLGNIGEKYKHTRHNIGFRILDALAEASNISFDDKRYGFITQFKHKGRTFILLKPTTYVNLSGRAIHYWLKKEKIPLERLLVVVDDVSIPFGSIRIRPKGGDAGHNGLANINQVLGTSNYPRLRFGIGNDFPQGAQVNYVLSEWSTQEEKKLPELAEHAAEMIKAFGTIGLELTMNHYNIK
- a CDS encoding 50S ribosomal protein L25, giving the protein FHPVRDDIQHIDFYEVVEKHPFWMEIPVRYEGVPAGVTDGGKEIIKMRKVVVRALPKDMPDEIKLDVSQLTIGDSIRIDDISYENLEILDDPNSVMVLIKSPRGGAAFALPEDELAEGEEGEEEGEEGEAAEAEEGEGAEEGGSEGKE